TGACATAACGGCTCGTGTTTGAGCCACCAGAAACACCAGTTTTAATTCTTTTGCTTTCATCAACAATTTCATCTGGAAAATCTGGCGTTGCGAGATCTGCGCGATCGCGTTCGAGGGAAAACAGTTCTTCAATAAAATGGGGAACGGTGATCACCGTAGGTCCCATATCAAAAGTAAATCCATCCGCATGACGCACGTACGCCCGTCCGCCAGGACTATCAAGTTTTTCTACAATGGTAGTGTCGAATCCCAAGCTTTGCAGGCGAATTCCCATAGCTAACCCACCGATACCGGCTCCGATCACAATGGCCTGCTGGCGACTCATACTCAACTCCTCTCAGGAATTTAACAATATTTAATCTTTCCTTATTATGCCTTTATCTACAAGCTAAGCGGCGATCGCTATGCCTACAAATCAATGTACAATCTTGGTCAAGTCTTGGAGGTTGGTAAGCGATCATTGGTAAAAACCTTTGTTCGCTATCCGTTACCATTTACCTATTACCCATTACCAAATCAAAATCCTTAAGCTCTCATGTGTCAACTGCTGGGAATGAACTGCAATGTTCCAACAGATATTTGTTTTTCGTTTGAGGGCTTTTCGGCGCGGGGAGGAAGAACAGACGAACATCAAGACGGTTGGGGGATTGCTTTTTTTGAAGGTTTGGGATGTCGGATCTTTCTAGATGCTAAACCCGCGATCGCCTCTCCCGTTGCAGATTTAGTACGACGCTATCCGATTCACTCTACACATGTCATTGCACATATCCGTAAAGCAACTCAAGGTGGAATTGCGTTAGTTAATTGTCATCCGTTTCAACGCGAACTCTGGGGACGATACTGGGTATTTGCGCACAATGGCAATCTTTTAGATTTTCACGCACAGATAACTCATTATCAGCCAGTAGGTCAAACTGATAGCGAACGTGCCTTCTGCTTAATTCTCGAAGCTTTACGACAAAGCTTTCCTACAGGCAAGCCTCTATTAAAAGAATTATATCCTGTGTTGCGCGACATCACCGCATTGATCGCCGACAAAGGTATTTTTAACTATCTACTTTCTGATGGCGAACACTTTTTCACCTACTGTTCAACAAAGCTATGCTACATTGTCCGACAAGCACCGTTTGCGGCAGCACATTTAATCGATGAAGATATTACAGTAGACTTTCAAAAGCTCACTACACCATGCGATCGCGTTGCGGTGATTGCTACAACTCCCCTGACGGATAACGAAGTTTGGACGCAGATTCACCCAGGAGAACTACTCGTCTTTCAGGATGGTTTACCTTATAAATTTTAAAATTAAAAAGTTCTCTTTGGTAAACAGTTAACAGTGAAGAGAGTATAGAAAGACTTTGTCAACTGTCAGCTAGATAGTTGAGAAAATTTAGCACTACAAAAACTTCTATCTTCGTGACTGACTAAAAGAAATGTGACACTCTCCTATTTGGATCTAAACCAGCCCTAGGAAAATGCCACTAATCACCTTGTCTTTTGTAAGTGGAGGTATCTTGGTATGAACGCTTTGTCTGACATATTATTGCAATAAATTCTTAATTAAATCAAGTAGTTGCTGATTAGATTTGAAAATTCAATACAAAGAGGAACGAGTAATAAACCTCTTGCATGAATGCGATCGCCCATAGCGCTGCTATGCATAGTCGGGAAAATGGCGAAAGGCGAAGGCTTAACTGACGGGTGTTGCCTACAGCACTCTGGTGCAACTTTATAAGCACTGGCAGGAGTTGGGAACTTTTGGGCAAACTCAGTTGTGCTTGATGTCTGCAACCTTTGATGACAGACCATTACAAGGGTTAGAGGTAGAGCGATATGAGCTAGACACTGAAGATCTTGCTCATGCAGAATTGGCGGCAAAAGTGACTCGCCCGAAGCCTGTCTTTAGAGCCGCTGTTGAGGATGTTGTAGATGTTGCTGCTTTAGTGGAAGCTCATCACT
This is a stretch of genomic DNA from Chroogloeocystis siderophila 5.2 s.c.1. It encodes these proteins:
- a CDS encoding class II glutamine amidotransferase; this encodes MCQLLGMNCNVPTDICFSFEGFSARGGRTDEHQDGWGIAFFEGLGCRIFLDAKPAIASPVADLVRRYPIHSTHVIAHIRKATQGGIALVNCHPFQRELWGRYWVFAHNGNLLDFHAQITHYQPVGQTDSERAFCLILEALRQSFPTGKPLLKELYPVLRDITALIADKGIFNYLLSDGEHFFTYCSTKLCYIVRQAPFAAAHLIDEDITVDFQKLTTPCDRVAVIATTPLTDNEVWTQIHPGELLVFQDGLPYKF